A genomic window from Sorex araneus isolate mSorAra2 chromosome 2, mSorAra2.pri, whole genome shotgun sequence includes:
- the SQLE gene encoding squalene monooxygenase isoform X2, whose protein sequence is MWTFLGIATFTYFYKKCGDVVTLANKELLLCVLLFLSLGLVLSYRCRPRPGTLLGRLHSGSRLAVFSHFLSALPLIGFLWAKPPAASENKEQLGSRRCRKGAIISETSLIGATASSTSIPTQSDPEVIIVGGGVLGSALATVLSRDGRKVTVIERDLKEPDRIVGEFLQPGGCSSLKELGLEDTVEGIDSHTIHGYILHDRESKSEVQISYPLSESQQVQSGRAFHHGRFIMSLRKAAMAEPNAKFIEGIVLQLLEEDDVVIGVQYKDKETGDLKELHAPLIVVADGLFSKFRKNLISNKVSVSSHFVGFLMKNAPQFKANHAELILANPSPVLIYQISSNETRVLVDVRGEMPRNLREYMAEKIYPQLPDHLKEPFLEAIQNSRLRSMPASFLPSSPVNKRGVLLLGDAYNMRHPLTGAGMTVIFKDIKLWRKLLKGIPDLYDDAAVFQAKKSFYWSRKTSHSFVVNVLAQALYELFSAADDNLHQLRKACFHYFKLGGGCISGPVGLLSVLSPNPLVLIGHFFAVSVYATYFCFKSEPWITKPRAIFNSGAVMYRACSVIFPLLYSELKHLVH, encoded by the exons ATGTGGACCTTCCTGGGCATCGCCACCTTCACCTATTTCTACAAGAAGTGCGGGGACGTGGTCACGCTGGCCAACAAGGAGCTGCTCCTGTGCGTGCTGCTCTTCCTGTCGCTCGGCCTGGTGCTCTCCTACcgctgccgcccccgccccgggacccTCCTGGGCCGCCTGCACAGCGGCTCGCGCCTCGCCGTCTTCTCGCACTTTCTCTCCGCGTTGCCGCTCATCGGCTTCCTGTGGGCCAAGCCCCCCGCCGCCTCGGAAAATAAAGAGCAGCTCGGGTCCCGGAGG tgCAGGAAAGGAGCCATTATTTCAGAAACAAGTTTAATAGGAGCAACTGCTTCTTCCACATCGATACCAACTCAAAGTGATCCAGAGGTTATCATCGTAGGAGGTGGTGTACTTGGTTCTGCTTTGGCAACAGTGCTTTCCAGAGATGGAAGAAAGGTCACAGTAATtgagagagatttaaaagagCCTGACAGGATAGTTGGAGAATTTCTGCAACCAGGTGGTTGTTCCAGCCTTAAAGAACTCGGTCTTGAAG ATACAGTGGAAGGTATTGATTCTCATACTATACATGGCTATATACTACATGACCGGGAGAGCAAGTCAGAGGTTCAGATTTCTTACCCTCTGTCAGAAAGCCAACAGGTGCAGAGTGGAAGAGCTTTCCATCATGGGAGATTCATCATGAGTCTCCGCAAAGCTGCTATGGCAGAGCCCAA TGCAAAGTTTATTGAGGGCATTGTGCTACAATTATTAGAAGAAGATGATGTTGTTATTGGAGTTCAATATAAGGATAAAGAAACTGGAGACCTCAAG GAACTCCATGctccattgattgttgttgcggATGGACTTTTTTCCAAGTTCAGAAAAAACTTGATTTCCAATAAAGTATCTGTTTCATCTCATTTCGTTGGCTTTCTTATGAAG aacgCACCACAATTCAAAGCAAATCATGCTGAACTTATTTTAGCTAATCCGAGTCCAGTTCTCATCTACCAGATTTCATCTAATGAAACTCGAGTACTCGTTGATGTTCGAGGAGAAATGCCAAGGAATTTGAGAGAATACATGGCCGAAAAAATTTACCCACAATTACCTG ATCATCTGAAAGAACCTTTCCTGGAAGCCATTCAGAATTCTCGTCTGAGGTCTATGCCAGcaagtttccttccttcttcaccaGTAAACAAACGAG GTGTTCTTCTTTTGGGAGATGCATATAATATGAGGCATCCTCTTACCGGAGCAGGAATGACTGTCATTTTCAAAGATATAAAATTATGGAGAAAATTGCTAAAGGGTATTCCTGACCTTTATGATGATGCAGCGGTTTTCCAG gcTAAAAAATCATTCTACTGGTCAAGAAAAACGTCTCATTCTTTTGTTGTGAATGTCCTTGCGCAGGCtctttatgaattattttctgCCGCAGATG ataacctACATCAACTAAGAAAAGCctgttttcattatttcaaaCTTGGTGGAGGATGTATTTCAGGTCCTGTTGGGCTGCTTTCtgt ATTGTCTCCTAACCCTCTAGTTCTAATTGGACACTTCTTTGCTGTTTCAGTTTATGCtacatatttttgctttaaatcaGAACCTTGGATTACAAAGCCCCGAGCCATTTTCAATAGTGGTGCTGTAATGTACAGAGCATGTTCTGTAATATTTCCTCTACTTTACTCAGAACTGAAGCACTTGGTTCATTAA
- the SQLE gene encoding squalene monooxygenase isoform X1 has translation MWTFLGIATFTYFYKKCGDVVTLANKELLLCVLLFLSLGLVLSYRCRPRPGTLLGRLHSGSRLAVFSHFLSALPLIGFLWAKPPAASENKEQLGSRRCRKGAIISETSLIGATASSTSIPTQSDPEVIIVGGGVLGSALATVLSRDGRKVTVIERDLKEPDRIVGEFLQPGGCSSLKELGLEDTVEGIDSHTIHGYILHDRESKSEVQISYPLSESQQVQSGRAFHHGRFIMSLRKAAMAEPNAKFIEGIVLQLLEEDDVVIGVQYKDKETGDLKELHAPLIVVADGLFSKFRKNLISNKVSVSSHFVGFLMKNAPQFKANHAELILANPSPVLIYQISSNETRVLVDVRGEMPRNLREYMAEKIYPQLPDEGADIQKDHLKEPFLEAIQNSRLRSMPASFLPSSPVNKRGVLLLGDAYNMRHPLTGAGMTVIFKDIKLWRKLLKGIPDLYDDAAVFQAKKSFYWSRKTSHSFVVNVLAQALYELFSAADDNLHQLRKACFHYFKLGGGCISGPVGLLSVLSPNPLVLIGHFFAVSVYATYFCFKSEPWITKPRAIFNSGAVMYRACSVIFPLLYSELKHLVH, from the exons ATGTGGACCTTCCTGGGCATCGCCACCTTCACCTATTTCTACAAGAAGTGCGGGGACGTGGTCACGCTGGCCAACAAGGAGCTGCTCCTGTGCGTGCTGCTCTTCCTGTCGCTCGGCCTGGTGCTCTCCTACcgctgccgcccccgccccgggacccTCCTGGGCCGCCTGCACAGCGGCTCGCGCCTCGCCGTCTTCTCGCACTTTCTCTCCGCGTTGCCGCTCATCGGCTTCCTGTGGGCCAAGCCCCCCGCCGCCTCGGAAAATAAAGAGCAGCTCGGGTCCCGGAGG tgCAGGAAAGGAGCCATTATTTCAGAAACAAGTTTAATAGGAGCAACTGCTTCTTCCACATCGATACCAACTCAAAGTGATCCAGAGGTTATCATCGTAGGAGGTGGTGTACTTGGTTCTGCTTTGGCAACAGTGCTTTCCAGAGATGGAAGAAAGGTCACAGTAATtgagagagatttaaaagagCCTGACAGGATAGTTGGAGAATTTCTGCAACCAGGTGGTTGTTCCAGCCTTAAAGAACTCGGTCTTGAAG ATACAGTGGAAGGTATTGATTCTCATACTATACATGGCTATATACTACATGACCGGGAGAGCAAGTCAGAGGTTCAGATTTCTTACCCTCTGTCAGAAAGCCAACAGGTGCAGAGTGGAAGAGCTTTCCATCATGGGAGATTCATCATGAGTCTCCGCAAAGCTGCTATGGCAGAGCCCAA TGCAAAGTTTATTGAGGGCATTGTGCTACAATTATTAGAAGAAGATGATGTTGTTATTGGAGTTCAATATAAGGATAAAGAAACTGGAGACCTCAAG GAACTCCATGctccattgattgttgttgcggATGGACTTTTTTCCAAGTTCAGAAAAAACTTGATTTCCAATAAAGTATCTGTTTCATCTCATTTCGTTGGCTTTCTTATGAAG aacgCACCACAATTCAAAGCAAATCATGCTGAACTTATTTTAGCTAATCCGAGTCCAGTTCTCATCTACCAGATTTCATCTAATGAAACTCGAGTACTCGTTGATGTTCGAGGAGAAATGCCAAGGAATTTGAGAGAATACATGGCCGAAAAAATTTACCCACAATTACCTG ATGAAGGAGCTGACATTCAGAAAG ATCATCTGAAAGAACCTTTCCTGGAAGCCATTCAGAATTCTCGTCTGAGGTCTATGCCAGcaagtttccttccttcttcaccaGTAAACAAACGAG GTGTTCTTCTTTTGGGAGATGCATATAATATGAGGCATCCTCTTACCGGAGCAGGAATGACTGTCATTTTCAAAGATATAAAATTATGGAGAAAATTGCTAAAGGGTATTCCTGACCTTTATGATGATGCAGCGGTTTTCCAG gcTAAAAAATCATTCTACTGGTCAAGAAAAACGTCTCATTCTTTTGTTGTGAATGTCCTTGCGCAGGCtctttatgaattattttctgCCGCAGATG ataacctACATCAACTAAGAAAAGCctgttttcattatttcaaaCTTGGTGGAGGATGTATTTCAGGTCCTGTTGGGCTGCTTTCtgt ATTGTCTCCTAACCCTCTAGTTCTAATTGGACACTTCTTTGCTGTTTCAGTTTATGCtacatatttttgctttaaatcaGAACCTTGGATTACAAAGCCCCGAGCCATTTTCAATAGTGGTGCTGTAATGTACAGAGCATGTTCTGTAATATTTCCTCTACTTTACTCAGAACTGAAGCACTTGGTTCATTAA